In Desulfovibrio sp. UCD-KL4C, a single genomic region encodes these proteins:
- the lolA gene encoding outer membrane lipoprotein chaperone LolA, giving the protein MKFRVSIFILVLLLSIGSVAFADELTTEIQKSYDSITTFKADFSQTLTNAASKEREVRSGQITFKQPSLLRWESIKPERELLIVGESIVWDYFPDDKLALKYRTKQLFNSKTMIKFISGKAKLEEDFVVENQGDDGGLIKLKLMPREPETGLVLAYVWVDPDKKMLTKILVVDFYGNGNEVKLSNIEIDPKVADSLYDFTPPKGVDVEDNTINE; this is encoded by the coding sequence ATGAAATTTAGAGTTAGCATATTCATATTAGTACTCTTATTGTCGATCGGTTCTGTTGCTTTTGCAGATGAGCTGACTACTGAAATACAAAAATCATATGATTCAATTACAACCTTTAAAGCCGATTTCAGCCAGACTTTGACTAATGCCGCGAGTAAAGAGCGTGAAGTCAGATCCGGTCAAATTACGTTTAAGCAGCCTTCTTTGCTGCGCTGGGAGTCAATCAAGCCTGAAAGAGAGTTGCTGATAGTAGGGGAGTCAATTGTATGGGATTATTTTCCAGATGATAAACTTGCTCTAAAATATCGCACAAAACAGCTTTTTAACTCAAAAACCATGATTAAATTTATTTCCGGTAAAGCTAAGCTGGAAGAAGATTTTGTTGTAGAAAATCAAGGCGATGATGGCGGACTGATTAAACTAAAATTAATGCCGCGTGAACCTGAAACAGGTCTTGTTCTTGCTTACGTTTGGGTTGATCCTGATAAAAAAATGCTTACCAAAATTTTAGTTGTAGATTTTTACGGTAACGGAAATGAAGTAAAGCTGAGTAATATTGAAATTGATCCTAAGGTAGCCGATTCGCTTTATGACTTTACGCCGCCTAAGGGGGTGGATGTGGAAGATAATACTATAAATGAATAG
- a CDS encoding pseudouridine synthase, giving the protein MADSTKNTETIRLNKFIASAGISSRRGADELINQGKVKINGERVESPGVQVDPENDLVEVNGKPVQNSLQTKNIYILLNKPIETVTTAKDPQKRKTVLDLLSSQFRQRRVFPVGRLDFYSEGLLLLTTDGELCNRLTHPKWHLPKVYEVIVRGPVSSKSISIMESGMYLSEGDILAPVKVNILREGKDTTKVEMVLNQGVNRQIRRMFREFDITILRIKRTRQGKVELGDLPAGKWRELTASEVKSLQKDVGL; this is encoded by the coding sequence ATGGCTGATAGTACAAAAAATACCGAAACAATCAGGCTTAATAAATTTATAGCTTCTGCCGGAATCTCATCCAGACGAGGAGCCGATGAACTGATTAATCAAGGTAAGGTAAAAATAAACGGGGAACGTGTTGAATCTCCGGGTGTTCAGGTTGACCCTGAAAACGATTTGGTAGAAGTTAATGGTAAGCCAGTACAGAACAGCTTACAAACTAAAAATATTTATATTTTATTAAATAAACCGATCGAAACTGTAACTACAGCGAAAGACCCGCAAAAACGCAAAACCGTACTTGATCTTTTGTCTTCACAGTTTAGACAAAGAAGAGTTTTTCCTGTTGGTAGATTGGACTTTTATTCAGAAGGGCTACTCCTTCTCACCACTGACGGAGAGCTTTGCAATCGGTTAACTCACCCTAAATGGCATTTGCCAAAAGTGTATGAAGTTATTGTACGCGGACCAGTCTCATCTAAAAGTATATCTATCATGGAATCCGGAATGTATTTATCAGAAGGTGACATACTCGCACCGGTAAAAGTTAATATTCTTCGCGAAGGCAAAGACACTACCAAAGTCGAGATGGTTCTAAATCAAGGCGTAAACCGCCAGATCAGGCGGATGTTCAGAGAGTTTGACATTACTATCTTGAGGATTAAAAGAACAAGACAAGGAAAAGTTGAACTTGGAGACCTGCCCGCTGGAAAATGGCGGGAGTTAACCGCAAGTGAAGTTAAATCCCTACAAAAAGATGTAGGGCTATAA
- the yedF gene encoding sulfurtransferase-like selenium metabolism protein YedF yields the protein MSVKIECQGLPCPQPVINCKNAIESSNPTEIIIIVDNEAAKENVSRFMGTKGYEVSTEKNGDLISIIGKKNLKKDTSKDAECVDCKIMSSDELAQIDSNIVVFIDSDYLGRGDNELGAKLMFNFISTLSELGESLWRIVMVNGAVKLSTTGHPCLEELQKLEAEGVSILVCGTCLDHFKLLDQRSVGETTNMLDVVTSLQLASKVIKA from the coding sequence ATGTCAGTCAAAATCGAATGTCAGGGTCTTCCTTGTCCGCAGCCTGTTATAAATTGTAAAAATGCTATTGAATCTAGCAATCCGACAGAAATTATCATTATAGTTGATAATGAAGCAGCAAAAGAAAATGTATCAAGATTTATGGGAACGAAAGGATACGAAGTTTCTACAGAAAAAAATGGTGACTTAATTTCAATCATCGGTAAAAAAAATCTGAAAAAAGATACTTCCAAAGACGCAGAGTGTGTGGATTGCAAAATAATGAGCAGTGACGAATTGGCGCAGATAGACAGTAACATCGTAGTTTTCATCGACAGTGATTATCTAGGGCGCGGTGACAATGAGCTTGGAGCGAAGCTAATGTTTAACTTCATTTCAACGCTTTCAGAACTTGGTGAATCACTTTGGCGCATTGTCATGGTCAATGGAGCTGTAAAACTTTCCACCACTGGTCATCCATGCCTTGAAGAACTGCAAAAACTTGAAGCAGAAGGTGTTTCTATTCTTGTATGTGGAACCTGTTTGGATCACTTCAAGCTGCTTGATCAAAGATCTGTAGGGGAAACAACAAATATGCTTGATGTGGTCACAAGCCTACAGCTTGCCAGCAAAGTCATTAAAGCTTAA
- a CDS encoding ABC transporter transmembrane domain-containing protein, translating into MPKGDKYNYLNNKHLVKRCLTYFKPYKFRVLVAFISMGFVSAATAGTAYLIQPAMDDIFINKNREALLLIPLAFVGVMLLKGVFRFLQSYLMNTTGLLVLENLRNDLFQKIVCLPMNFFEESQVGMLMSRILNDVLEIRQSLPSFIMMIREVITIIGLIGLVFYRDAYLAFWSVLVLPLAIFPFFYFGRKLRKLGRKNQVKISDINARLQEVFSGVKVIKIFSNEKLESRKFDIENHRLVKIAINQVLHSELSSRVMEIVGALGIGLVLWYGGLQVIEGKSTPGTFFSFIAALIMLYEPIKKINDANLTIQRAFAGAERVFEILDSPTINIEKGGAKELDVPFKELSLKNLSFSYSSSCELVLKNINLTVKAGQKIAIVGPSGSGKTTLVNLIPRFYDAQKGSIEINGSPVQEYSLKSLRLNLGMVSQETFLFNATIQENIAYVQQDAPFEEVKRAAKTAFAHDFIEGLPEGYATIVGERGVRLSGGQKQRLTIARALLKNPPLLILDEATSALDTESERVVQMALENLMKDRTSIVIAHRLSTILTADVIVVMEKGIVVAQGSHKELLTNCPLYIKLYNMQFQDA; encoded by the coding sequence TTGCCCAAAGGCGATAAATATAATTATTTAAATAACAAGCATCTTGTCAAAAGATGTTTGACATATTTTAAACCGTACAAATTTAGAGTTCTCGTAGCATTTATATCAATGGGATTTGTTTCTGCGGCTACTGCCGGGACAGCTTATCTTATTCAGCCTGCGATGGATGATATTTTTATAAATAAAAATCGTGAAGCCCTGCTCTTAATTCCCTTAGCTTTTGTCGGTGTTATGCTGCTTAAGGGCGTTTTCAGATTTCTTCAATCATACCTGATGAATACCACTGGATTACTTGTTCTTGAAAATCTTCGAAATGACCTTTTTCAAAAAATTGTGTGTCTGCCGATGAACTTTTTTGAAGAAAGTCAGGTAGGCATGCTTATGTCAAGAATACTTAATGATGTTCTTGAAATCAGACAAAGTCTGCCTTCATTTATCATGATGATTCGAGAAGTGATTACGATTATTGGTTTGATAGGGCTAGTCTTTTATCGTGATGCTTATCTCGCCTTCTGGTCCGTTTTGGTGCTTCCTTTAGCTATTTTTCCATTTTTCTATTTTGGTAGAAAGCTTAGAAAACTCGGACGGAAAAATCAGGTTAAAATATCAGACATAAATGCTCGCCTGCAGGAAGTTTTTAGTGGCGTAAAAGTTATCAAGATTTTTTCTAATGAGAAACTTGAATCACGAAAATTTGACATTGAAAATCATAGGCTGGTTAAGATTGCGATTAATCAGGTTTTGCATAGTGAGCTATCGTCACGCGTAATGGAAATTGTTGGCGCGCTTGGGATTGGCCTTGTCCTGTGGTATGGCGGTTTACAGGTTATTGAAGGCAAATCTACACCAGGTACTTTTTTTTCTTTTATTGCTGCACTTATTATGCTCTATGAGCCTATCAAAAAAATTAATGATGCTAATTTAACAATTCAGCGAGCATTTGCCGGAGCTGAACGAGTATTTGAAATTTTGGATTCACCAACTATCAATATTGAGAAAGGTGGTGCAAAAGAGTTGGACGTGCCTTTTAAAGAGCTTAGTCTTAAAAACCTCTCATTCAGCTACTCATCTTCATGTGAGCTTGTTCTTAAAAATATTAACTTAACCGTTAAAGCAGGACAAAAAATTGCAATTGTCGGGCCGAGTGGATCAGGAAAAACTACTCTTGTTAATCTCATCCCACGTTTTTATGACGCCCAGAAGGGGAGTATTGAAATAAATGGAAGCCCCGTTCAGGAGTATTCACTTAAATCGTTACGCTTGAATCTTGGAATGGTTTCTCAGGAAACATTCCTTTTTAATGCAACAATTCAGGAAAATATTGCATATGTTCAGCAGGATGCTCCTTTTGAGGAAGTCAAAAGAGCTGCTAAAACAGCCTTCGCACACGATTTTATTGAAGGTTTACCTGAGGGCTATGCTACCATTGTAGGGGAAAGAGGTGTCAGGCTTTCAGGTGGACAGAAACAACGCCTGACTATTGCCCGCGCATTGCTTAAAAATCCTCCTTTGCTTATACTTGATGAAGCAACAAGTGCTTTGGATACCGAGTCAGAACGTGTTGTTCAGATGGCTCTTGAAAATTTAATGAAAGATAGAACTAGTATTGTTATTGCACATAGGCTTTCTACCATCCTTACAGCTGATGTCATAGTTGTTATGGAAAAGGGTATTGTTGTTGCACAAGGCAGTCATAAAGAGCTGCTGACAAATTGCCCTTTATACATCAAATTATATAATATGCAGTTCCAAGATGCTTAG
- a CDS encoding lysophospholipid acyltransferase family protein → MKIKVNPALIAVPLAFCYRLMAKSLRFEVEGLENVTGVLGSNKTVIMAVWHNELLALSAYSIVKNMPYVTIASDSNDGQIITDILERIGYEVVRGSSSKGGLKALLGMTRVMKTKGRIGIITMDGPKGPRHQVKQGIMAIAQRTDSLIIPMRAYLEKPIVFEKSWDQFELPRPFDRCKIFMGTPFQITRKKLGHEMLKSEADKIEIEMKKLGNGF, encoded by the coding sequence ATGAAAATAAAAGTAAATCCGGCTTTAATTGCTGTGCCGTTAGCTTTTTGCTACAGGCTTATGGCAAAATCTCTGCGCTTTGAAGTTGAGGGGCTAGAAAATGTAACAGGTGTTTTAGGTAGCAATAAAACAGTTATTATGGCTGTGTGGCATAATGAACTGTTGGCGTTATCAGCATATAGTATTGTAAAAAATATGCCTTATGTAACCATTGCTAGCGATAGCAATGATGGTCAGATTATTACCGATATTTTAGAACGTATCGGCTATGAAGTTGTACGTGGTTCTTCGTCAAAAGGCGGATTAAAGGCTTTGCTTGGTATGACCCGTGTGATGAAGACAAAAGGACGTATAGGAATTATTACAATGGATGGTCCGAAAGGACCAAGACATCAGGTTAAACAAGGTATTATGGCAATTGCCCAGCGGACTGATTCTCTCATTATTCCCATGCGAGCATATCTTGAAAAACCTATTGTTTTTGAAAAATCATGGGATCAATTTGAACTCCCTCGGCCTTTTGATCGGTGTAAAATATTTATGGGAACGCCATTTCAAATTACTAGAAAAAAGCTCGGACATGAAATGCTTAAATCGGAAGCTGATAAAATTGAAATAGAAATGAAAAAATTAGGCAATGGATTTTAA
- a CDS encoding lysophospholipid acyltransferase family protein yields the protein MKIKVNPSLVAVPMAFIYKILTKTYRFEVEGLENLTKIMNRNDPVMLALWHNELFSLTSYGMTKGFPYVTMASDSRDGQIITETLERVGYKVARGSSTRGGVKAMLGMTRLMKKEGRIGVITVDGPKGPRHKIKQGILAIAQKTDSLIIPMRAYVDNPIVFEKSWDRFEVAKPFSRCKVFMGAPFKVTDQKLSPDILESEAVKLETIMLNLGCGF from the coding sequence ATGAAGATAAAGGTTAATCCCTCACTCGTTGCAGTGCCCATGGCATTTATTTACAAGATCCTGACGAAAACTTATCGTTTTGAAGTTGAAGGTCTTGAGAATCTCACCAAGATTATGAACCGCAATGATCCTGTTATGCTCGCTTTATGGCACAACGAATTATTTTCCTTAACATCTTATGGTATGACTAAGGGCTTTCCTTACGTTACTATGGCAAGTGACAGTCGTGACGGCCAGATTATTACGGAGACGCTTGAGCGTGTTGGCTATAAAGTCGCTAGAGGCTCCTCAACTCGTGGCGGAGTTAAAGCAATGCTTGGTATGACCCGTTTGATGAAAAAAGAAGGTCGTATCGGAGTAATCACTGTCGATGGCCCCAAAGGTCCACGTCACAAAATTAAGCAGGGCATTTTAGCTATCGCACAGAAAACTGACTCCCTTATTATTCCAATGCGTGCATATGTTGATAATCCTATAGTTTTCGAAAAATCGTGGGATCGTTTTGAGGTTGCTAAGCCCTTTAGCCGCTGCAAGGTTTTTATGGGAGCTCCTTTTAAAGTTACAGATCAAAAATTAAGTCCTGATATTCTTGAATCTGAAGCTGTTAAACTTGAGACAATAATGTTAAATCTTGGATGTGGATTTTAA
- a CDS encoding methyl-accepting chemotaxis protein has protein sequence MSLKFKLITFSLIIGLIPLLIVGVFSFELASTALSKQAFGHLESVRDTKKKSLEDLTSKWFHEIELFSHIKEVYNTVGLIGEYSMDNAISGQRLDVNNDEYKELHEYTKAPFQPFVKSLGYDDAILINDYGRVLFTTKQQADLGIDLAKGQYSNSNLAKVWKIAIKGKIAFADFEPYTPLGGLPVAFIAAPVYSHAGDIQGVVALRIPLNEINGIMTMRSGMGETGESYLVGKDFHMRSDSELHPKYRSVKTSFQNTDKGKVQSEAVKQALLGNSGASILKDKTGTAFLTAYTPLKIGSTTWALVSEIHKEEAFSAVTELRLATFIISIITAIIVVIISLVFLKSEILNPLKRIEKFVGSVSSGDFKSKLEGKFKSEIKNLSDGIQIMVNELKNKLGFSQGILEGMTVPCLVADTEANISYLNNTLCELLESGNSCENWIGKPVKKLMQIPETEEGIIMQCLKNKSPILNKERKLKTKMNNYRHVRIDAAPLYNLDHELLGSFAVIVDLSDIKTKEELINKQKDMMIDITANAQTISKYLTKGASEIASQVGHVSANTERQFDKIEHSSQAVTEMNQTLLSSSQNAENAVKQAKNTELQAGEGMHTLTDTSIAIHQLQALSDMVKENMHELGNQTQAIGGIISVIDDIADQTNLLALNAAIEAARAGEAGRGFAVVADEVRKLAEKTMQSTKEVEGAVKSIQEAAKLNIEKTDLTVDAVEHARDLVAKSVNDLKIISEMSVDTATEIQKIAQATEEQSEAHDLIHKNVEDFKLIASETKTDIRDSSESISSLARTAEELEKLIAKLSLAGGGTA, from the coding sequence ATGTCATTAAAATTTAAATTAATTACATTTTCTCTTATAATTGGTCTTATTCCACTTCTTATAGTAGGCGTGTTCAGTTTTGAGCTTGCATCTACTGCCCTTTCTAAACAGGCATTCGGACATCTTGAATCTGTTCGCGATACAAAGAAAAAAAGCTTAGAAGATTTAACTAGTAAATGGTTTCATGAAATTGAACTCTTTTCACATATTAAAGAAGTATACAACACTGTTGGTTTAATCGGCGAATACTCAATGGACAACGCCATTTCCGGTCAAAGATTGGACGTTAATAATGATGAGTATAAAGAACTGCATGAATACACGAAAGCCCCGTTTCAGCCATTTGTTAAAAGCCTTGGATATGATGACGCTATACTGATCAATGACTATGGACGGGTCCTTTTCACGACAAAACAACAAGCGGATCTTGGAATTGACTTAGCTAAAGGACAATATAGTAATTCAAATTTAGCAAAAGTTTGGAAAATAGCAATTAAAGGTAAAATTGCTTTTGCTGACTTTGAGCCTTATACTCCTCTTGGAGGGCTTCCAGTCGCTTTCATCGCCGCTCCTGTTTACTCTCACGCGGGAGATATCCAAGGTGTAGTTGCGTTGCGTATTCCTTTAAATGAAATTAATGGAATAATGACTATGCGTTCAGGAATGGGGGAAACAGGAGAATCTTATCTTGTCGGTAAAGACTTTCATATGCGTTCAGATTCTGAACTGCACCCAAAGTACAGATCCGTTAAAACATCATTTCAAAACACTGATAAGGGCAAAGTTCAATCCGAAGCTGTAAAACAGGCTCTTCTTGGAAACAGCGGAGCCTCAATACTGAAAGACAAAACTGGCACTGCATTTCTTACAGCTTATACCCCTCTTAAAATCGGAAGCACAACATGGGCTTTAGTATCAGAAATTCATAAAGAGGAAGCCTTTTCTGCTGTAACCGAATTACGCTTGGCAACATTTATAATTTCGATAATCACCGCAATTATTGTAGTTATCATTTCACTTGTTTTTTTGAAATCTGAAATTCTTAATCCATTAAAACGTATTGAAAAATTTGTAGGTTCTGTTTCAAGTGGGGACTTCAAATCTAAGCTTGAAGGTAAATTTAAAAGTGAAATCAAAAATTTATCAGATGGCATTCAAATAATGGTTAATGAATTGAAGAATAAATTAGGATTTTCACAAGGTATTTTAGAAGGAATGACTGTACCCTGCCTTGTCGCGGATACAGAAGCTAATATTTCATATCTCAACAACACATTATGTGAATTATTGGAAAGTGGAAATTCATGCGAAAATTGGATTGGAAAACCTGTTAAAAAGTTAATGCAGATACCAGAGACTGAAGAAGGTATCATAATGCAATGCTTAAAGAATAAGTCTCCTATACTCAACAAAGAAAGAAAGCTGAAAACTAAAATGAACAACTACCGCCATGTACGCATTGATGCAGCACCACTCTATAATTTAGATCATGAACTTCTGGGAAGCTTTGCAGTTATAGTCGACCTGAGTGATATTAAGACAAAAGAAGAGCTGATCAATAAACAAAAAGATATGATGATAGATATTACTGCAAATGCACAAACTATTTCTAAATATTTAACGAAAGGAGCTTCTGAAATAGCTTCTCAGGTTGGGCATGTTTCTGCCAATACCGAGCGGCAATTCGATAAAATTGAACACTCTTCCCAAGCTGTTACTGAAATGAACCAGACTTTGCTTAGTTCATCTCAAAATGCTGAAAATGCAGTGAAACAAGCCAAAAACACAGAACTACAAGCTGGCGAAGGAATGCACACTCTAACCGACACAAGCATTGCCATACACCAACTTCAGGCACTTTCTGATATGGTAAAAGAAAATATGCATGAACTTGGTAATCAAACGCAAGCAATAGGAGGAATCATCAGTGTAATCGATGATATTGCGGACCAAACAAATCTGCTTGCTCTGAATGCGGCAATTGAAGCTGCAAGGGCTGGTGAGGCTGGTAGAGGATTTGCAGTCGTTGCAGATGAAGTCCGCAAACTTGCTGAAAAGACAATGCAATCCACCAAAGAAGTTGAAGGGGCTGTAAAAAGTATTCAGGAAGCCGCAAAATTGAATATTGAAAAAACGGATCTGACTGTCGATGCTGTCGAACATGCACGGGATCTTGTCGCTAAGTCTGTCAACGATCTGAAAATTATTTCTGAAATGTCAGTTGATACCGCAACTGAAATACAAAAAATTGCGCAAGCCACGGAAGAACAATCTGAAGCACATGACCTTATTCATAAAAATGTTGAAGATTTTAAATTAATAGCCAGTGAGACAAAAACAGATATACGGGATTCGTCAGAGTCAATATCAAGTCTTGCAAGGACAGCTGAAGAACTTGAAAAACTTATCGCAAAACTCAGCTTGGCCGGTGGTGGAACAGCTTAA
- a CDS encoding HD-GYP domain-containing protein, whose protein sequence is MRDVIDIVGALAEKRASGYDLVHETVHQFAESLGNAIDAKDTCTSSHSDEVAVISKALGVQIRLKPDECRALHIAGHLHDIGKIGIPDSILKKKGKLTDEEYEVVKEHPVIGSEIVSPVLVFSGENGITEMILYHHERFDGKGYPAGLKGTDIPFGARIIAVADTLSAIMQDRPYRKAMSFNHALKEIKRCSQTQFDPVVVNALLEVSDKVQRYLSEVKNHNGNY, encoded by the coding sequence ATGAGGGATGTAATAGATATTGTCGGTGCCCTAGCAGAAAAGAGAGCAAGTGGATATGACCTTGTTCACGAAACTGTTCATCAATTTGCAGAATCTCTTGGCAATGCTATTGATGCTAAAGATACATGTACAAGTTCACATTCTGATGAGGTGGCTGTGATATCAAAGGCTTTAGGCGTGCAAATAAGATTAAAACCAGATGAATGTAGAGCGTTGCATATTGCTGGTCACCTTCATGATATAGGTAAAATTGGAATTCCTGATTCAATTTTGAAAAAGAAAGGAAAATTGACAGATGAAGAATATGAAGTTGTAAAAGAGCATCCAGTTATAGGCTCTGAAATTGTCAGTCCAGTTTTAGTCTTTTCTGGAGAAAATGGTATTACAGAAATGATATTATACCATCATGAAAGGTTTGACGGAAAAGGGTATCCTGCAGGATTAAAAGGTACCGATATCCCTTTTGGGGCAAGAATTATAGCTGTTGCAGATACTTTATCTGCTATAATGCAGGATCGTCCATATCGTAAGGCAATGTCCTTTAATCATGCATTAAAGGAAATTAAAAGATGTTCCCAAACACAGTTTGACCCTGTGGTTGTTAACGCATTACTGGAAGTATCAGATAAGGTTCAAAGATATTTATCTGAGGTGAAAAATCACAATGGAAACTATTAA
- a CDS encoding amino acid ABC transporter permease: protein MNNTKKRITSLDILLLAVIIGVLSTLSYYIVTQLNYHWNWSVIPNYIFRYDHTTDTWKAGQLTQGLLVTLRLSVWSIIFALIIGTVMGIFRISQRPFFRMISSSYVGLIRNIPPLVLIFIFYYFLGDQLMNATGITDLSYSLDDKSFPVLTFLLGPVEQIPAFISGVLTMSLFEGAYITEIVRSGIESIPVEQWEASKAQGLNRRKQLIYIILPQAFAQSLPTLAGQFISTIKDSSIVSIISIQELTFAGQELMSATYRTFEIWSVVIILYFFLTFPCSIAVRILEKKMNRHKHD, encoded by the coding sequence ATGAATAATACAAAAAAAAGGATAACATCTCTTGATATACTGCTGCTTGCAGTAATCATCGGGGTGTTATCCACTCTTTCCTATTATATTGTTACGCAGCTAAATTACCACTGGAATTGGTCTGTAATACCTAATTATATTTTTAGATATGATCACACTACTGATACGTGGAAAGCTGGTCAGCTGACTCAGGGCCTTTTAGTAACCCTGCGTCTATCCGTATGGTCAATCATTTTTGCTCTGATCATAGGTACAGTAATGGGCATTTTCAGGATAAGTCAGCGTCCATTCTTTCGCATGATCTCAAGTTCTTATGTTGGACTTATTCGTAATATTCCACCATTAGTGCTGATTTTTATATTCTATTATTTTTTAGGTGATCAATTAATGAACGCCACCGGAATAACAGATCTTTCGTATTCACTTGATGATAAATCTTTTCCTGTTTTAACGTTTTTACTCGGCCCTGTTGAGCAAATCCCTGCCTTTATTTCCGGGGTTCTAACCATGTCCTTATTTGAGGGGGCTTACATCACAGAAATTGTTCGCTCAGGCATTGAATCAATTCCAGTTGAACAATGGGAAGCTTCTAAAGCGCAAGGTCTTAATAGGCGCAAGCAGTTAATTTATATAATTCTTCCACAAGCATTTGCACAGTCTTTACCGACTTTGGCTGGTCAATTTATTTCAACCATTAAAGATTCATCAATTGTTTCAATTATTTCTATTCAAGAATTAACTTTTGCTGGGCAAGAGCTCATGTCAGCGACGTACCGAACCTTTGAAATTTGGTCCGTAGTTATCATTTTATACTTTTTTTTAACTTTCCCATGTTCAATTGCAGTGCGAATACTGGAAAAGAAAATGAACCGTCATAAACATGATTAA
- a CDS encoding transporter substrate-binding domain-containing protein: MTLWRTINTGLTAVILIIGLSTAVWAGSTRQHLAQDSALETIQKKQTLRVGFSTFKPWAMKDNNGEFIGFEIDVAKRLAEDMGVKIRFIPTKWDGIIPALLTGKFDIIIGGMGITPKRNLKVNFSDPYEFTGMSIIASKSAAPNKKSLEDFNNKNTKVSVRLGTTAEKAAKNFLPKATLLKFSDEAASIQELLNGKVACLIASNPLPETLAQKYPQKLYLPLKGDFTKEPIGFAVRKGDPDFLNYLNNWIKVTNSEGWLEARFNYWFKTKQWESLVE; this comes from the coding sequence ATGACCTTATGGAGAACTATTAACACAGGACTTACCGCTGTAATCCTGATCATCGGACTCTCTACTGCTGTCTGGGCAGGTAGCACCAGACAGCATCTGGCGCAGGACAGCGCACTTGAAACTATCCAAAAAAAACAGACTTTAAGAGTAGGATTTTCAACTTTTAAACCGTGGGCTATGAAAGATAATAATGGAGAATTTATCGGATTCGAAATAGATGTCGCTAAGCGTCTTGCAGAAGACATGGGTGTAAAAATAAGATTTATTCCAACCAAATGGGATGGAATTATCCCTGCCCTTCTCACAGGAAAATTTGATATAATTATCGGCGGGATGGGAATTACTCCAAAACGTAATTTGAAAGTTAATTTTTCAGATCCTTATGAATTCACTGGAATGTCCATCATTGCCAGCAAATCTGCTGCTCCAAATAAAAAGTCACTCGAAGATTTCAACAACAAAAACACAAAAGTTTCCGTCCGTTTAGGAACAACAGCTGAAAAAGCAGCTAAGAATTTTCTTCCTAAAGCTACTCTGCTAAAGTTCAGCGATGAGGCTGCTTCCATTCAGGAACTTCTCAATGGGAAGGTTGCATGCCTGATAGCTTCTAACCCTCTGCCTGAAACTCTTGCTCAAAAATATCCACAAAAACTTTACCTTCCGCTTAAAGGTGATTTCACCAAAGAACCTATCGGGTTTGCGGTTAGAAAAGGTGACCCTGATTTCCTAAATTATCTCAATAACTGGATTAAAGTCACTAATTCTGAAGGATGGCTCGAAGCTCGCTTTAATTACTGGTTCAAAACCAAGCAATGGGAATCCCTCGTAGAGTAA